Proteins from a single region of Thermococcus sp. CX2:
- a CDS encoding amino acid permease, whose translation MRLLGFLSSIVVALSFILPWFRIPVNGGVEEITFLAILEETLGSSNGPEGAFWWLNPESVGTIFLFIVFFTGIFMILVGILFGLLGGRTGPGIGVIGVFILTLVAWHVYGEGFFAVLGEGYIIALLSFVVGFIWGGGKAL comes from the coding sequence ATGAGATTGCTCGGTTTTCTGTCTTCCATTGTTGTGGCCCTGTCCTTCATTCTCCCCTGGTTCAGGATACCAGTCAACGGTGGCGTGGAGGAAATCACCTTCCTTGCCATACTCGAGGAAACCCTGGGCAGCTCAAACGGTCCTGAGGGGGCCTTTTGGTGGCTCAACCCAGAAAGCGTCGGCACGATATTCCTCTTCATCGTCTTCTTCACGGGGATATTCATGATACTCGTCGGGATTCTCTTTGGTCTCCTCGGCGGCCGCACTGGGCCTGGGATCGGGGTCATCGGAGTGTTCATCCTTACTCTCGTGGCATGGCATGTGTATGGTGAGGGATTCTTTGCGGTACTCGGGGAAGGCTACATAATAGCACTGCTAAGCTTCGTCGTCGGCTTTATTTGGGGAGGGGGAAAGGCGCTCTAA
- the nikR gene encoding nickel-responsive transcriptional regulator NikR, giving the protein MKITRFGVSVPDELLEKFDRIIEEKGYVNRSEAIRDLMRDFIVRHEWEEGDKEVAGTITIVYNHDEADVVKELLDLQHDYVDEIVSSLHVHMDEHNCLEVVVVKGKASRIKEIAERLISLKGVKHGKLVMTTTGKELV; this is encoded by the coding sequence ATGAAGATAACGCGCTTTGGTGTATCCGTTCCCGATGAGCTGCTTGAGAAGTTCGACCGCATCATTGAGGAGAAGGGCTACGTCAACAGGAGTGAGGCAATCAGGGATTTGATGAGGGACTTTATCGTCAGACACGAGTGGGAGGAGGGAGACAAAGAGGTGGCCGGGACGATAACCATTGTCTACAACCACGACGAGGCGGATGTCGTTAAGGAACTCCTCGATTTACAGCATGACTATGTCGATGAGATCGTCTCAAGCCTTCACGTTCATATGGATGAGCACAACTGCCTCGAAGTCGTCGTCGTTAAGGGCAAGGCGAGCAGGATAAAGGAGATAGCGGAGAGGCTGATAAGCCTGAAGGGCGTCAAGCACGGAAAGCTCGTGATGACGACAACGGGGAAAGAGCTTGTATGA
- a CDS encoding TIGR00341 family protein codes for MLRLEVYCDETEGEQVSAVLGKWNVQFYMEEVRGNDHRVLKFVALVPDFIINDLADELMKAIDLRKGHSAITWSQVSGKSVKYANSLKSLRKFKRRWSLAAIEKLIEDANNQATVDPIQLTLGAVASIIALFGLINDSIVMIISAMLLSPILGPLYGFSLNVVMGKGRDALNAVYSILKLLVVIFLSAAIVTLILKLAGVMPSQPTHEIAIRGNSGLVYILLAVILGYAGVVAIVSKVPEILAGVSIAAALVPPTTVIGISLVMGWLDVFGGSLILTLENVLGLLTGSLLGLYILNVSPRSYYERRAARLYTKRTMLVLASMIALIVLLELMFPG; via the coding sequence ATGCTCCGGCTTGAGGTCTACTGTGATGAAACCGAGGGAGAGCAAGTTTCTGCGGTTCTCGGTAAGTGGAACGTCCAGTTCTACATGGAAGAGGTAAGGGGCAACGATCACCGCGTCCTCAAGTTCGTGGCCCTTGTCCCTGATTTCATCATAAACGACCTTGCAGACGAGCTCATGAAGGCTATAGACCTCAGAAAAGGGCACTCGGCGATAACGTGGTCGCAGGTGAGCGGCAAGTCCGTCAAGTACGCCAACTCCCTCAAGTCACTCAGGAAGTTCAAGCGCCGCTGGAGTCTCGCAGCTATAGAAAAGCTCATAGAAGACGCCAACAACCAGGCAACGGTTGATCCGATTCAGCTCACCCTCGGCGCGGTCGCTTCCATAATAGCCCTTTTCGGACTGATAAACGACAGCATCGTGATGATAATCTCTGCCATGCTCCTCTCTCCTATCCTCGGCCCCCTCTACGGATTCTCCCTCAACGTCGTCATGGGCAAGGGGAGAGACGCCCTTAACGCCGTCTATTCCATCCTTAAGCTCTTGGTAGTTATCTTTCTCTCCGCCGCCATCGTGACGCTCATCCTCAAGCTGGCTGGAGTTATGCCTTCTCAGCCAACCCACGAGATAGCGATCCGCGGAAATTCCGGCCTCGTTTACATCCTGCTGGCCGTTATACTCGGCTACGCGGGTGTCGTGGCTATAGTCAGCAAGGTACCCGAGATACTGGCTGGCGTTTCCATTGCTGCCGCCCTCGTCCCCCCAACGACGGTCATTGGAATATCCCTCGTCATGGGCTGGTTGGATGTTTTCGGCGGCTCGCTGATCCTAACTCTCGAGAATGTTCTTGGCCTGCTGACCGGCTCGCTGCTTGGGCTGTACATCCTCAATGTCTCGCCGAGGAGCTACTACGAGAGGAGAGCGGCAAGACTCTACACGAAGAGAACCATGCTCGTCCTAGCGTCGATGATAGCGCTGATAGTTCTCCTTGAACTCATGTTTCCGGGCTAA